The genomic region GGGACATTTCCAGTCTGTCTTTCAATCCCTCGATGTCTGGGCCGGCAAGGGCATGTTGTTCCAGTTTCCGATTGGTTTCCTGCAGGAGTCTCTGCCACTCCAGGACTTGTTTGGCTGCGTCGTGCTTGGTTTGTACCGCCGCCAGTTGGTTCTTGGCTTCCTCTTCCTTCCGGATGGCAGCCGTATGCAACTGTTCCGCCTGTTTGACAGCCTCCCGGGAACAGTCCCCCATGCCGGTTTGCTCCGCCGTTACTTCCTTAAGTTTTTGTTCCGTCGTTAAATGGCGCTCGTTCAGCCGTTTGGTCAAATTCACGCCATACCGTTCCAGGGCAAACAGCCGCTGCAGCATGTCCCGCCTGTTCTTGCCGTCCAGATGCAGAAACTGGTCAAACTCCCCCTGCGGCAGGACGACCGCCTTTGTGAAGTCCTCCGGTTTCAGACCGAGGATTTCCTGAATTCGCTGCGAGACCTCGCCGTCCTTGTCGGCCAACACGGCAAGCGGTTCGTCATTGGCATCCAATTCGTACAGACGGCTGTACTTATTTTTCACACTAATATCGGTGTTCCGGACATATCGTCTGTCAACCCGGAAAGTCCGCCGATGGGCGCCCGTGCCGATTTGAAATTGAAAGGAGACTTCCAGGCTGTTTGCCGAATGATTCAGGATGCCTTGCGTCCGGTTCTTGGCCCGGCCAACGGTACCGTAGAGAGCAAGCGTGAGGGCGTCCAGAATGGTGGATTTGCCGCTACCAGTCGGGCCGAAAATGCCAAACACGCCTGCGTCGGTCAATTCGTCAAAGCGAATCGTCTGCTTCTCCCGAAAGCTGTGAAGCCCCTCAATGGATAATAGAACCGGCTTCATCCGGCCATCTCCTCGCTTTCCACAGATTCCTCTTCCTCCACCACGTCAGCGGTCAGTTCCAGAAACAGCCTGACCAGTTCCGGTTCCGGTGTAGCACCGTTGGTTTGCCGCTCATAGAACCGGATAAACATCTCCTCATCCGACAGGTTCTTTACTTCTGCAGCAGACAGCGTCTGGTTGAGATCGGGAAAAACGGGCCGGATGTTGACGAATCCTTCATGCATGGCACGCAGCAATTGGATGTCCTCCATGGTCAGGGCGGTCTCCACATGGACCGTCAAATCGATCCAGGCCAGCGGGTCTCTGCCTTCCTCAACCCATTGTTGAACCTGGCGGATTCCCCCTTCGGCGGTCCATTTGACCAGAGGTTTGCCGGAAGAAAGCGGAATCTCCCGGATCTGTGCCGGTATGCCCGGTGTGGCTTCGATCAGGACGACCGACTTCTTGTGGTTGCATTCCGAGAAACTGTAGGCCAGCGGCGACCCGGAATAACGGGTGGGCACGGGCGAGGCGGAGACTCCCTGCGGCCGGTGCAGATGGCCAAGGGCAACATACTGGGCTATCTCCGGAAAGCTGCCGGGGTCCACCGAATAGGCACCGCCCACCTGAATCTGATGCTCCGATTCGGACATTTGCCCGCCCTGCACATACAGGTGGCTCATGGCCAGATTGACCGTGTCCCGCCGGTAATGAGAGGTCAATTTTTCAAATATGTAAGCGATCTGTGCATTGTACTCCTTCCGCAGTTCGGCGTCTTCAGTACTTCGGGTCAGAAGTTCCCGTAACCTGGATTCGGATGGATACGGCAATGCAGCTATAACCGCGTGATGATCAACCCCTGGGATGCGGAGTTTCAACCAGGAAGGTCCGGCTTCAACTACCTGTACCCGGTTCCGGGATGGGCCTGGTGCCCAAACGATCTCATCGTGTGGTCTTCCAATCAGAATGATGCCATTGCGGTGGGCCAGCGGAGACGCAGCCACCAGACGGTCCGGGTTGTCATGATTGCCAGCTATCACGACAACGCCCCTCCGCCCATTCGCCGACAACCGGTCCACCGCGTAATAAAACAAATCCTCCGCAGCGGCACTCGGATTGGCCGTCTGGTAAACATCCCCCGCCATTAACACCAGATCGACAGCTTCCTGCTCGCAGATCTCGCATAGCTCCTCAACAAATTGCGCCTGCTCAGGCAGGCGGTCCCGTCCCTCCAGCGTTTTGCCAAAATGCCAGTCGGCCGTGTGCAAGATTCTCATTGCAGATCCCCCTTTGCATCCCCCTGGACTTCAGCCCATTGTACCATCAGTCTATCACCTAGTATGACAGATTCTGTCAGGGAACGGGAGTGGCCGGCTCAGCTTCAGATCACACTTTTTCTGACAACAAACTCCGTGGCAAGCATTCTCCAAACAGCAGGATCCTCCATCCCCAAGCGCCAGAGTGCCAGGCCCCGGATCCCCAACCGATTCGCCAAATTCAACTTCGCTCGAATACTGGCCGCATTTTCGAACCAGACCTCATGTTTATTTCCCGCAGCATCCGTATAGCGAAACATCGGGGTTTGCGTTGCCTGGTCAAAAATTACTTCTTGCCCATACCTTCTCGCAAGATTCATCGCCATCGAATAGGTGACATACGTATTTTTTCCGGTGGTTAAATTGAAATCAAACCCAAACACGGAAACGGCAGCCGTAATCTTGCTGGCGGGCATTTTGGTCAGGGCATAGCGGATCACTCTTTCCATCCACCCGATGGAAACCACCGGTCCGGGTCCGCTTCCCGGCCAGCCATGTTCATTATAGAGCATCGCCACAAATTCATTCGCCGCTTCCCCAATGACCGCATAATCGAAGGGAGCTGAAAAGGGGTTGGTAGGCTGGTCCGAAGTTCGTGAAGGAGTGCTGACGGCAAAATAATAGCCTCGATTTCGTAACTCACGGCCTAACTCCCGATAGAAAGCGGAAAGCAGAAACCGATCCTCATAATTCACATCCTCAAAATCGATATGGATCCCATCAAATCCGTACGTCTGAATCAGACCCAGCAAACTGTTAATGAACCTTCTGCGGGTGGTTGCGGTAGCGAGCATGCCATGAATGACCTGTTTGTTGACCCCTTGCTGTCCCCGTTCATAAAGAAGGTTGTGCACCACAGGCAGCATTTTGATATTATGCCGGTGTCCAAACCGCACCAAATCTCTCATGTACTCATCGGTAAAGGTAAAAAACTTTTCTGCCCGGGTGGGATTTTCCCTGTCAATTCGAAAATGGAACAATCCAATATCCGAAATCTGGGCCGTATGTTGAACAAAGTCCTGATAGGAACTCGGGAGTCCGGGTCCCTCTTCCTCCGTATAAAAACCTAAAATCTCCAGAACGGGCCGTTCACCGCCATGAGGAACCATGGTGACGAGCCTTCTGGTGATCCACCCATTCCGCCCGTTATACAATCGGACCTGCACCCATTCCCCTTGACTTCCCACAACCGGGAGACGTGCCCCCCGATCCATCTGTGCCATAACCCTTGCTCGCGTGGAAGCATAGCTTCTGACATTGGCAACATCCACATTCACAATGACTTCCGTATAAACTGGAATCCGTAACCTTTGGCCGACACTGAGGGCAGTGGTGGGTAACCGGTTCAGGATTTGAATGGCTTCCACTGTCGTATTAAATCTTCTTGCAATTTCATATAAGGAATCGCCCGCCCGGACAACATAGATTGGGTCTGGCATACTGGTTCTCCTTTCCGAATCGATTTCACCTCTTTCAAGGTATTCATCGTGCTTTTCCTATGCGACTGCCCAAACAAAAAAACGTTCCCGCCCGAGCAGGGGAACGTTTTGAAAAGAGCCATCCTGATTAAGTCCAATATCTGTATCCTGGGAACAGCGGTACATATACAAGTTGTCCGGGTACATATACGACAGGCGACATCCGATAGACGGGCGGTCCGTAAAATACGGGGGAGCCTGGCACATAGCCAAACGGTCTCGGTACAAAGCTTGGGGGTTCAGGATTACGGTCGGCGGTTTCAGATGCCTCCTCCAGTTCGGGCGATTCCGATGCGGGTTCAGGCTCCAATAATTCGGGAGCCAGTTCATGGGGTTCCGCCATTTGTTGAGGCTTTCCGGGCATGTAAGATTCAGTCTGATCAGGGTTCCCGTTGAACAAGAACATGTCACTCCTTTCTGGGATTCAGTATGAAAAGAAGCCTATTCATAATACGTTTGGGAGACATGTCACGTTATGGGCGAAAGCCTATTATTTGCTGTACTGTGGATCAAAGCCTTGCACCGCATGGGAAGATTACAGCTTGCTGTTGATCACACTGCTTTTCAAACCCGCCACCCTTCGTTTTTGCAATCCATAGATAGCGAGCAAAATCGCCAACCCGGCCAGATCTGTCACGATCCCCGGATCCACAAGCGACAAGCCGGCTCCGAAACTGACGATTCTTTCAAATTTCGTGGAGTCTGTAATAAAGTAGCCGAACAGGCCGGAACTGATCCCGACCATGCCCACTATCGCCGTGAGAATGGCCCACAGCGAAGCGGTGAAAGTTGTGTCGACCATCACCAACTCTGGTGAGAGGACAAAGATATAGGGAACCAGAAAGGCGGCGACTCCGATTTTTGTTGCAAGCACCCCTGTCCGGAACGGGTTGGCGTTCGCCAGCCCCGCGCCGGCATAAGCGGCCAAAGCAACGGGCGGGGTGATATCCGCAACGATCCCGAAGTAGAAAACGAACAGATGGGCAGCGATTGGCGGGACTCCAAATTCGGCCAGGGCAGGAGCCGCCATGGTTGCGGTTATGACATAGTTTGCGGTTGTGGGCAACCCCATTCCCAGAATCAGGCTGGTGATCATCGTGAAAAACATTGTGGGCAGAAGATATCCGTTGGCTAATGCTATGATTCCGCCCGCCGCCTTGAGTCCCAATCCGGTCAAAGTCACGACGCCCACGATGATCCCCGCTGCGGCACATGCTCCGATCACTCCCAGCGCGGTCCGTGCCCCTTCTTCCAACGTATCCAGAAGAGCCTTGATTCCCAAACGTGTCTCCTTTTTAAGGAAACTTACCAAATAGGCGGCTGCAATTCCCAACAGAGCCGCTTTCATCGGTGATTGACCGATTCCCAGAATTCCTACTATGAGGATCAGGGGGATAAGCAGATACCCCTTTTTCAATATCAATTCCTTTAAATCCGGCAGCTGGTCTTTCGGCAGCCCGAGAATCCCCAAGCGTTTCGATTCGAAATGCACCGCAAAATAGATGCCCGCAAAATAAAGCAAAGCCGGAATCAATGCGGCCAGTGCAATCTGGCTGTAAGGGAGGTCTGTAAACTCGATCATCAGGAAAGCGGCTGCTCCCATTACAGGCGGCATGATTTGGCCGCCGGTTGAAGAGGAAGCTTCCACGGCTGCCGCAAACTCGGGCGTATATCCTGTCTTTTTCATTAAAGGAATCGTAAAAATACCCGATCCCACAGTGTTGGCAACAGAGCTTCCCGAAACGGTGCCTTGCATGGCGCTTGAAACAACGGCGGCTTTGGCCGGACCTCCCACCAATCCTCCGGTTAAGGCAAAAGCCAGATCGTTAAAGTATTGGCCGATCCCCGTACGGTTCAGGACCACGCCGAAAAACAAGAATAAAAAGATAAAGGTTGCCGATACCGCAATCGGGATTCCCAATATCCCTTCCGTACTCAAATAAGAGTGGGACAGAATCCTTTCCACGCTAAACCCTCTATGCGCCAAGAACCCCGGCATATAAGATCCTGCATAAGCATAGACAAGCGCGACGGATGCAACGACGACAATCGGCAGCCCCACCACTCTTTTGGCTGCTTCCAGCACCAGACATACAGCCAGTGTGGCAACCGATAAGTCCATGTCGCTATAGTCACCGGTTCGACCGATGATCTCCTGAAAGAATACAACTTGATAAAACCCTGCGGCAACCCCCAGCAAAGCCAGAAACAAATCTGGCCAGGGGATTGGGTCTTGCTTTTTATTCAGCCATTGACTGACCAGGCGGAGAATCAAAAAGCTTGCGGCCGATACCG from Effusibacillus lacus harbors:
- a CDS encoding TRAP transporter permease; amino-acid sequence: MNEQKLLEKYDIEYSFRKKLGKWKVVVSFLAITLTLFQLYTAMFGTLPSQQHRGFHLGLGLGLIFLLFPDKTSGKKNGFRNSLLFFCLFLAADLLLYASGKLSLPVAVSAASFLILRLVSQWLNKKQDPIPWPDLFLALLGVAAGFYQVVFFQEIIGRTGDYSDMDLSVATLAVCLVLEAAKRVVGLPIVVVASVALVYAYAGSYMPGFLAHRGFSVERILSHSYLSTEGILGIPIAVSATFIFLFLFFGVVLNRTGIGQYFNDLAFALTGGLVGGPAKAAVVSSAMQGTVSGSSVANTVGSGIFTIPLMKKTGYTPEFAAAVEASSSTGGQIMPPVMGAAAFLMIEFTDLPYSQIALAALIPALLYFAGIYFAVHFESKRLGILGLPKDQLPDLKELILKKGYLLIPLILIVGILGIGQSPMKAALLGIAAAYLVSFLKKETRLGIKALLDTLEEGARTALGVIGACAAAGIIVGVVTLTGLGLKAAGGIIALANGYLLPTMFFTMITSLILGMGLPTTANYVITATMAAPALAEFGVPPIAAHLFVFYFGIVADITPPVALAAYAGAGLANANPFRTGVLATKIGVAAFLVPYIFVLSPELVMVDTTFTASLWAILTAIVGMVGISSGLFGYFITDSTKFERIVSFGAGLSLVDPGIVTDLAGLAILLAIYGLQKRRVAGLKSSVINSKL
- a CDS encoding glycosyl hydrolase family 18 protein gives rise to the protein MPDPIYVVRAGDSLYEIARRFNTTVEAIQILNRLPTTALSVGQRLRIPVYTEVIVNVDVANVRSYASTRARVMAQMDRGARLPVVGSQGEWVQVRLYNGRNGWITRRLVTMVPHGGERPVLEILGFYTEEEGPGLPSSYQDFVQHTAQISDIGLFHFRIDRENPTRAEKFFTFTDEYMRDLVRFGHRHNIKMLPVVHNLLYERGQQGVNKQVIHGMLATATTRRRFINSLLGLIQTYGFDGIHIDFEDVNYEDRFLLSAFYRELGRELRNRGYYFAVSTPSRTSDQPTNPFSAPFDYAVIGEAANEFVAMLYNEHGWPGSGPGPVVSIGWMERVIRYALTKMPASKITAAVSVFGFDFNLTTGKNTYVTYSMAMNLARRYGQEVIFDQATQTPMFRYTDAAGNKHEVWFENAASIRAKLNLANRLGIRGLALWRLGMEDPAVWRMLATEFVVRKSVI
- a CDS encoding exonuclease SbcCD subunit D; this encodes MRILHTADWHFGKTLEGRDRLPEQAQFVEELCEICEQEAVDLVLMAGDVYQTANPSAAAEDLFYYAVDRLSANGRRGVVVIAGNHDNPDRLVAASPLAHRNGIILIGRPHDEIVWAPGPSRNRVQVVEAGPSWLKLRIPGVDHHAVIAALPYPSESRLRELLTRSTEDAELRKEYNAQIAYIFEKLTSHYRRDTVNLAMSHLYVQGGQMSESEHQIQVGGAYSVDPGSFPEIAQYVALGHLHRPQGVSASPVPTRYSGSPLAYSFSECNHKKSVVLIEATPGIPAQIREIPLSSGKPLVKWTAEGGIRQVQQWVEEGRDPLAWIDLTVHVETALTMEDIQLLRAMHEGFVNIRPVFPDLNQTLSAAEVKNLSDEEMFIRFYERQTNGATPEPELVRLFLELTADVVEEEESVESEEMAG